One window from the genome of Metabacillus flavus encodes:
- a CDS encoding VOC family protein, with protein sequence MKAIAYLQFNGNAQEALEFYETALQGTVKKVSFGALPQDPSAPLSLAEQDMIMESRLEFSENILMISDVLPSMQAVTGEVTNGTNIIISVIDGDQETNKMYFNNLSADGTIIMPISSVPWSSSFGMLIDKFGVMWKFNSDASQFLDNLA encoded by the coding sequence ATGAAAGCAATCGCGTATCTTCAATTTAATGGAAATGCACAAGAAGCGTTAGAATTTTATGAAACAGCATTACAAGGAACAGTTAAAAAGGTGAGCTTTGGTGCACTTCCTCAAGATCCATCTGCACCACTTTCGTTAGCAGAACAAGACATGATTATGGAATCCCGCCTAGAGTTTTCAGAAAACATCTTAATGATTTCTGACGTACTGCCTTCTATGCAAGCTGTAACAGGTGAAGTAACAAATGGAACAAATATTATCATTAGCGTGATTGATGGAGACCAGGAAACGAATAAAATGTACTTTAATAACCTCTCTGCAGACGGAACCATTATTATGCCTATCTCTTCTGTACCATGGTCATCTAGTTTTGGCATGCTAATAGACAAGTTCGGCGTAATGTGGAAATTCAACAGCGACGCCAGTCAATTTTTAGATAACCTCGCATAA
- a CDS encoding helix-turn-helix transcriptional regulator, with product MQKIERLISIVMILLQKEIVSASELTRFFNVTKRTIQRDMESLSYANIPIYAKHGREGGYALMQEYKFDKRLLSHKDIENIMIALDGFEQLTTNENIQLTIQKIRGMSLAELSPKLHLTFNDWLGRSELNKEMSFVIQAIENHWLIEFDYVDQKGNITHRIVEPYKLQLNEMHWYLIGFSLEREGYRTFKLTRITDLEKKGSFIPRSEQEITYEKEKEKRTTVKPAMTNVQLKIDISVRDQFIERYGRQSVVKITKRTYMANIELPENQFAYQFLSGFGKKVKIIEPKGYIDQYLKFLKEAINLYK from the coding sequence ATGCAAAAAATTGAAAGGCTTATTTCAATAGTTATGATTTTATTACAAAAAGAGATTGTTTCGGCTTCCGAACTTACCCGTTTCTTCAATGTAACTAAACGTACAATTCAACGTGATATGGAATCATTAAGCTATGCAAATATCCCGATATATGCAAAACATGGTCGTGAGGGCGGATATGCACTTATGCAGGAATACAAATTTGATAAGCGGTTACTGAGTCACAAAGACATTGAAAATATAATGATTGCTTTAGATGGATTCGAACAGCTGACAACGAATGAAAACATTCAATTGACGATACAGAAAATTAGAGGGATGAGCCTTGCAGAATTATCACCTAAACTGCACTTAACTTTTAATGATTGGTTAGGAAGAAGCGAATTAAATAAGGAAATGTCATTTGTCATTCAAGCGATTGAAAACCATTGGTTAATTGAGTTTGATTATGTAGATCAAAAAGGAAATATAACGCATAGAATCGTCGAGCCTTATAAGTTACAGCTAAATGAAATGCATTGGTACTTGATTGGGTTTAGTTTAGAACGTGAAGGTTATCGAACATTCAAATTAACAAGAATAACAGATTTAGAGAAGAAAGGCTCTTTTATCCCCAGGTCTGAGCAGGAAATCACCTATGAAAAGGAAAAAGAAAAACGAACCACTGTAAAACCTGCGATGACTAATGTGCAATTAAAAATTGATATTAGTGTTAGAGACCAATTTATTGAAAGGTATGGAAGACAATCTGTTGTAAAAATAACTAAAAGGACGTACATGGCAAATATAGAATTACCAGAAAATCAATTTGCTTATCAGTTTCTCTCTGGATTCGGTAAAAAAGTAAAGATCATTGAACCAAAAGGTTATATTGATCAATATCTGAAATTCTTAAAAGAAGCAATAAATCTCTACAAGTAA
- a CDS encoding cytidine deaminase — MSAKISKQDEELILAAKEIISEHYDYGKHHVGAALRTASGEIIRAVHIEAYIGRVTVCAEAIAIGKAISEGFREFESIVAVRHPGLDEHDREIKVVAPCGMCRELIGDYGENMKVILDTKDGLTKLSIQELLPLKYTRPTET; from the coding sequence ATGTCCGCAAAAATAAGCAAGCAAGACGAAGAATTGATCCTGGCTGCAAAAGAAATCATTAGTGAACATTACGATTACGGGAAGCATCATGTCGGCGCAGCGCTCCGAACAGCTTCCGGAGAAATCATCAGGGCTGTTCACATTGAAGCATACATTGGAAGGGTTACGGTTTGTGCAGAAGCTATTGCGATTGGGAAAGCTATTTCAGAGGGCTTTCGGGAGTTTGAGTCGATTGTGGCGGTTCGGCACCCCGGCCTGGATGAGCATGATCGTGAAATCAAGGTTGTTGCGCCGTGCGGAATGTGCAGGGAACTGATCGGGGATTACGGGGAGAATATGAAGGTTATTTTAGATACGAAAGACGGTCTTACAAAACTAAGCATTCAAGAACTGCTTCCCCTTAAATATACGAGACCGACTGAAACGTAA
- a CDS encoding NETI motif-containing protein produces MTDKPTKKKFEVAENESIGAVLDRMKEEGYAPVRRMEEPIFKEVKENGQTQIVPAGRRIVFEGKLL; encoded by the coding sequence ATGACTGATAAACCAACAAAAAAGAAATTTGAGGTTGCTGAGAATGAGAGCATCGGTGCTGTTCTCGACCGCATGAAGGAAGAGGGATATGCTCCTGTACGCAGAATGGAGGAACCCATCTTTAAAGAAGTAAAAGAGAATGGACAAACGCAGATTGTTCCAGCAGGAAGAAGGATTGTATTTGAAGGGAAATTACTCTAA
- the purE gene encoding 5-(carboxyamino)imidazole ribonucleotide mutase produces MGSQSDWETMRHACELLDELEIFYEKKVVSAHRTPELMFEYAESARERGLKVIIAGAGGAAHLPGMVAAKTTLPVIGVPVQSKALNGLDSLLSIVQMPGGVPVATVAIGKAGAVNAALLAAQILSLTDGRIEAALAKRREDTRQAVLESSDALV; encoded by the coding sequence ATGGGAAGCCAGTCGGATTGGGAAACAATGAGGCATGCGTGCGAGCTGCTGGATGAACTTGAGATTTTTTATGAAAAAAAAGTCGTATCTGCTCACCGGACACCTGAGCTCATGTTTGAATATGCGGAATCAGCCAGGGAACGGGGGCTGAAAGTCATTATTGCAGGTGCAGGCGGCGCTGCCCACCTTCCTGGAATGGTCGCTGCAAAGACAACCCTGCCAGTAATCGGCGTACCGGTTCAGTCAAAGGCTCTTAACGGACTTGATTCACTCCTTTCCATTGTGCAAATGCCTGGAGGCGTTCCCGTTGCAACGGTAGCAATTGGTAAAGCTGGTGCTGTGAATGCGGCACTGCTTGCGGCACAGATTCTCTCCCTGACAGACGGCAGGATTGAAGCAGCTCTTGCCAAACGGAGAGAGGATACCCGCCAGGCCGTGCTCGAAAGCAGTGATGCTCTTGTATAA
- the purK gene encoding 5-(carboxyamino)imidazole ribonucleotide synthase gives MLLYKQILPGQTIGIIGGGQLGRMMALDAKNMGYRIAVLDPAADSPCGQAADIEITAAYSDLNAIKQLAAVSDVITYEFENIDYDTLVWLENNAYLPQGSRLLSLTQDRQTEKEAIHESGCQVAPYRILENGNGLEDALEDIGFPAVLKTCRGGYDGKGQAVIKSPADIEEAEKLLNLGKCILEKWVPFEKELSIIVTRNPSGDVKVFPAAENVHRENILHLSIVPARITADIEKRAKDAALKLAERFELVGTLAVEMFLTEDGEIFINELAPRPHNSGHYTMDLCETSQFEQHIRSVCNLPLGRTDLLKKGLMVNVLGEHLEAVLNNLSFLDEAALYLYGKKENKPKRKMGHVTFKTDVIEETMEKISNQWGQ, from the coding sequence ATGCTCTTGTATAAGCAAATTTTACCCGGACAGACGATCGGCATCATTGGCGGAGGACAGCTGGGACGGATGATGGCATTGGATGCGAAAAATATGGGCTATCGCATCGCAGTTCTTGATCCTGCAGCGGATAGTCCATGCGGGCAGGCTGCAGACATTGAAATCACCGCCGCCTACAGCGATTTAAACGCCATTAAGCAGCTTGCCGCTGTGAGTGACGTCATCACATATGAATTTGAAAACATCGATTATGATACTCTCGTGTGGCTTGAAAATAACGCTTATCTTCCGCAGGGGAGCCGGCTGCTCTCACTGACCCAGGACAGGCAAACAGAAAAAGAAGCCATTCATGAAAGCGGCTGTCAGGTGGCGCCCTACAGGATCCTTGAGAACGGCAACGGTCTTGAGGATGCGCTTGAAGATATCGGTTTCCCTGCCGTTTTAAAAACATGCAGAGGGGGCTACGATGGTAAAGGGCAGGCGGTAATCAAGAGTCCAGCTGATATAGAAGAGGCTGAAAAACTGCTGAATCTGGGGAAATGCATTCTTGAAAAATGGGTTCCCTTTGAGAAAGAGCTTTCCATCATTGTCACAAGAAACCCGAGCGGGGATGTAAAGGTCTTTCCGGCAGCTGAGAATGTTCACCGTGAGAACATCCTTCATCTAAGCATAGTTCCAGCGAGAATAACAGCCGACATCGAAAAAAGGGCAAAAGATGCTGCGTTAAAGCTTGCTGAACGCTTTGAATTGGTTGGAACACTGGCTGTTGAAATGTTTTTGACTGAGGATGGAGAGATCTTCATCAATGAATTGGCGCCGAGGCCGCATAATTCAGGCCATTACACGATGGATTTGTGCGAAACCTCCCAGTTTGAACAGCATATCCGCTCCGTTTGTAATTTACCGCTTGGAAGAACAGATTTATTGAAAAAAGGCCTGATGGTGAACGTATTAGGCGAACATCTCGAAGCTGTTTTAAATAATCTTTCGTTTTTAGATGAAGCTGCGTTATACTTGTACGGTAAAAAGGAAAACAAGCCAAAGAGAAAAATGGGGCATGTTACCTTTAAAACGGACGTCATTGAAGAAACGATGGAGAAAATATCAAATCAGTGGGGTCAATAG
- the purB gene encoding adenylosuccinate lyase, which produces MIERYTRPEMGAIWTEENRFQAWLEVEILACEAWAELGVIPKEDTVLLRENASFDINRIKEIEEETRHDVVAFTRAVSETLGEERKWVHYGLTSTDVVDTALSYLLKQANDILRADLERFVEILKNKAIEHKYTVMMGRTHGVHAEPTTFGLKLGLWYEEMKRNLERFNRSAEGIEFGKMSGAVGTYANIDPFVEKYVCEKLGLQAAPISTQTLQRDRHADYMSTLALIATSIEKFAVEVRGLQKSETREVEEFFAKGQKGSSAMPHKRNPIGSENMTGLARVIRGYMMTAYENVPLWHERDISHSSAERIILPDATIALNYMLNRFGNIIKNLTVFPENMKRNMDRTLGLIYSQRVLLALIDSGMAREAAYDLVQPKAMEAWETQVHFRTLVEADPAVNERLTPAVIDDCFDYNYHLKNVDAIFNRLGL; this is translated from the coding sequence ATGATCGAACGTTATACAAGGCCGGAAATGGGAGCCATCTGGACAGAGGAAAACCGTTTCCAGGCGTGGCTTGAGGTAGAAATTCTTGCTTGTGAAGCATGGGCTGAGCTTGGGGTCATCCCTAAGGAAGATACAGTGCTTCTGCGTGAGAATGCTTCCTTTGACATTAACCGCATTAAAGAGATTGAAGAGGAAACAAGACATGATGTCGTTGCCTTTACAAGAGCGGTTTCTGAAACACTTGGCGAAGAGCGGAAATGGGTCCATTACGGACTTACTTCTACAGATGTTGTGGATACAGCGCTATCTTACCTTCTGAAGCAAGCGAATGATATTTTAAGAGCAGACCTCGAGCGCTTTGTAGAGATTCTTAAAAACAAAGCGATTGAACACAAATATACGGTGATGATGGGCCGCACGCACGGTGTCCATGCAGAGCCGACGACATTCGGTCTGAAGCTTGGCCTGTGGTATGAGGAAATGAAACGGAACCTGGAGCGTTTTAACCGTTCTGCGGAAGGCATTGAATTTGGAAAAATGTCAGGCGCGGTTGGAACATATGCGAACATCGATCCGTTTGTTGAAAAATATGTGTGCGAGAAGCTTGGTCTTCAGGCAGCACCGATCTCGACTCAAACCCTTCAGCGCGACCGCCACGCTGATTATATGAGCACCCTTGCACTGATCGCAACATCAATTGAAAAGTTCGCCGTAGAAGTACGTGGACTTCAGAAGAGCGAAACGCGCGAAGTAGAGGAATTTTTCGCAAAAGGGCAGAAGGGCTCCTCGGCCATGCCGCATAAACGCAATCCAATCGGATCGGAAAATATGACTGGGCTTGCCCGTGTCATCCGCGGCTACATGATGACGGCTTATGAAAATGTTCCGCTATGGCATGAACGCGATATTTCCCACTCCTCTGCAGAACGGATCATTTTGCCGGATGCAACTATTGCACTGAACTATATGCTGAACCGCTTCGGAAATATCATTAAGAACCTGACCGTGTTCCCTGAAAACATGAAGCGCAACATGGATCGTACCCTTGGGCTGATTTACTCCCAGCGTGTCCTGCTTGCTCTTATCGACTCAGGCATGGCTCGTGAAGCAGCGTACGATCTTGTTCAGCCGAAAGCAATGGAGGCTTGGGAAACACAAGTCCATTTCCGCACATTAGTAGAAGCAGATCCGGCCGTTAACGAACGGTTAACACCAGCAGTAATCGATGACTGCTTCGATTACAACTACCACTTGAAAAATGTAGATGCCATTTTTAACAGGCTCGGTCTATAA
- the purC gene encoding phosphoribosylaminoimidazolesuccinocarboxamide synthase, protein MKLMELLYEGKAKRIYRTEREGEFLVSYKDSATAFNGEKKTEITGKGRLNNEISVLIFEKLKEAGIANHLIRKVSETEQLVEEVTIIPLEVVVRNTVAGSMAKRLGIKEGTPIPEPIVEFYYKDDALGDPLITESHIKLLNAATPEQTEELKTKALKVNDVLIPYFAERNVRLIDFKLEFGLRKDGTILLADEISPDTCRLWDKETNEKFDKDVFRRDLGSLTEAYEEILKRLGGPAHV, encoded by the coding sequence GTGAAATTAATGGAACTGCTTTATGAGGGAAAAGCGAAGCGCATTTACAGAACTGAGCGTGAGGGTGAATTTCTTGTTTCCTATAAAGACTCCGCTACGGCATTTAACGGAGAGAAAAAAACAGAGATTACCGGAAAAGGCCGATTGAACAACGAGATTTCCGTTCTGATTTTTGAAAAGCTCAAAGAAGCGGGCATTGCCAACCACCTGATCCGCAAAGTTTCTGAAACCGAGCAGCTGGTAGAGGAAGTCACCATTATTCCGCTTGAAGTCGTTGTACGGAACACCGTCGCCGGAAGTATGGCGAAGCGTCTCGGCATAAAAGAAGGAACACCAATCCCTGAACCGATTGTTGAGTTTTACTACAAGGATGATGCGCTCGGAGATCCGCTTATTACAGAGAGCCATATCAAACTATTGAATGCGGCAACACCGGAACAAACCGAAGAACTGAAAACAAAAGCCCTCAAAGTAAACGACGTTCTCATTCCATATTTTGCAGAGAGAAATGTAAGACTGATAGACTTTAAGCTTGAATTCGGCCTCCGAAAAGACGGAACGATTTTGCTGGCGGATGAAATTTCCCCTGATACATGCCGCCTGTGGGACAAAGAGACAAACGAAAAGTTTGATAAAGACGTGTTCCGCCGGGATCTTGGCAGTTTAACTGAAGCGTACGAAGAAATCTTAAAACGATTGGGAGGACCCGCACATGTATAA
- the purS gene encoding phosphoribosylformylglycinamidine synthase subunit PurS, producing the protein MYKVKVYVSLRESILDPQGNAVKNALHSMSYREVQDVRIGKYMELMIEKTDRPLEETVKEMCEKLLANTVIEDYRFEAEEVVVQ; encoded by the coding sequence ATGTATAAAGTGAAGGTGTATGTCAGTTTAAGAGAAAGTATTTTGGATCCGCAGGGGAACGCCGTTAAGAATGCGCTGCACAGCATGTCCTATCGTGAGGTTCAGGACGTCCGCATCGGGAAATACATGGAGCTGATGATCGAGAAAACCGACCGTCCGCTTGAGGAAACCGTGAAGGAAATGTGTGAAAAGCTTTTAGCAAATACGGTCATTGAAGACTACCGCTTTGAAGCAGAGGAGGTTGTCGTTCAGTGA
- the purQ gene encoding phosphoribosylformylglycinamidine synthase subunit PurQ: MKFAVIVFPGSNCDVDMYHAIKDELGEEAEYVWHDENDLSGFDGILLPGGFSYGDYLRSGSIAHFSNVMAEVKKAAEQGKPVLGVCNGFQILLEAGLLPGAMKRNEGLKFKCEPASLKVVNAKTLFTSGYTENQVISVPIAHGEGNYFCDELTLKRLNDNSQIVFTYSENPNGSLEDIAGIVNERGNVLGMMPHPERAVDSMLGSSDGIKLFQSIVKNWREAHVTTS; encoded by the coding sequence GTGAAATTCGCAGTGATTGTTTTTCCCGGCTCCAACTGTGACGTGGATATGTATCATGCGATCAAGGATGAGCTTGGAGAAGAAGCAGAGTATGTTTGGCACGACGAAAACGATTTGAGCGGATTTGACGGCATTCTTCTTCCAGGAGGATTCTCCTACGGCGATTACCTGCGCTCCGGCTCCATTGCTCATTTTTCAAATGTCATGGCAGAAGTGAAAAAGGCAGCGGAACAAGGAAAGCCGGTGCTTGGCGTCTGCAACGGATTTCAAATTCTCCTTGAAGCAGGTCTGCTTCCGGGTGCGATGAAACGGAATGAGGGGCTGAAATTTAAGTGCGAACCTGCCTCTTTGAAGGTGGTCAATGCCAAAACCCTGTTCACATCCGGCTATACAGAAAACCAGGTCATCTCTGTACCGATTGCTCACGGCGAAGGGAATTATTTCTGCGACGAGCTGACGCTGAAAAGGCTGAACGATAATAGTCAAATTGTTTTTACGTACAGTGAAAATCCGAATGGAAGTCTCGAGGATATTGCAGGGATTGTCAATGAACGCGGCAATGTTCTCGGCATGATGCCTCACCCTGAGCGCGCTGTGGATTCTATGCTTGGAAGCTCGGACGGCATCAAGCTGTTTCAATCGATCGTAAAAAACTGGAGGGAAGCACATGTCACTACTTCTTGA
- the purL gene encoding phosphoribosylformylglycinamidine synthase subunit PurL — translation MSLLLEPNPEQIKAEKVYQQMGISDEEFAMVESILGRLPNYTETGIFSVMWSEHCSYKNSKPILKKFPVTGEHVLQGPGEGAGIVDIGDNQAVVFKIESHNHPSAVEPYQGAATGVGGIIRDVFSMGARPIALLNSLRFGELKTPRVKYLFEEVVAGIAGYGNCIGIPTVGGEIQFDASYEGNPLVNAMCVGLIDHKDIKKGQAKGVGNTVMYVGAKTGRDGIHGATFASEELNEKSDEKRPAVQVGDPFMEKLLLEACLEVIQNDALVGIQDMGAAGLTSSSAEMASKAGSGIEMNLDLIPQREYGMTPYEMMLSESQERMLLVIEKGREHEIETIFAKYDLEAVSVGTVTNDKMLRLVHRGEVVVEIPVDALAEEAPVYHKPSLVPAYFREFQQMEETVPAVANLEEMLISLLKQPTIASKEWVYNQYDYMVRTNTVVAPGSDAAVLRIRGTKKALAMTTDCNSRYLYLDPETGGKIAVAEAARNIVCSGGTPLAITDCLNFGNPEKPEIFWQLEKAADGMSEACTVLGAPVIGGNVSLYNETNGTAIYPTPVIGMVGLIEDTDYITTQDFKEAGDFIYVLGETKPEFGGSELQKLVNGEISGKAPVLDLAVEKARMNLLSKAIREGLVQSAHDAAEGGLAVALAESAFSRKGLGADVELTGDAVTALFSETQSRYILTVRPENKECFEELTKAVRIGRVTENGKLSIRGSQGEQWVDLSIEKLEDAWRGAIPCLLKSKD, via the coding sequence ATGTCACTACTTCTTGAGCCAAATCCTGAACAAATCAAAGCTGAAAAAGTGTATCAGCAAATGGGAATCAGCGATGAAGAATTTGCGATGGTTGAATCCATTCTCGGACGCCTTCCCAACTATACGGAAACGGGAATTTTCTCTGTTATGTGGTCTGAGCACTGCAGCTATAAAAACTCCAAGCCGATTCTAAAAAAGTTCCCTGTCACAGGCGAGCATGTTCTGCAGGGACCCGGCGAGGGAGCGGGGATTGTCGATATCGGCGATAACCAGGCGGTTGTTTTTAAAATCGAGAGCCATAATCACCCTTCTGCTGTTGAGCCTTATCAAGGCGCTGCAACGGGTGTCGGCGGCATCATCCGTGATGTGTTCTCGATGGGAGCACGTCCGATCGCCCTATTAAACTCGCTGAGATTCGGTGAACTGAAAACACCGCGCGTAAAGTATTTGTTTGAAGAAGTAGTAGCAGGAATCGCCGGTTACGGAAACTGCATCGGTATTCCAACCGTTGGCGGCGAAATCCAGTTTGATGCCTCCTATGAAGGAAACCCGCTTGTGAACGCGATGTGTGTCGGACTCATTGACCACAAGGATATAAAGAAAGGCCAGGCGAAAGGAGTCGGCAATACCGTCATGTATGTCGGCGCGAAAACAGGCCGTGATGGAATTCATGGAGCGACATTCGCTTCAGAGGAGCTCAACGAAAAATCCGATGAAAAGCGCCCGGCCGTCCAGGTGGGGGATCCGTTCATGGAAAAGCTTCTTCTTGAAGCCTGTCTTGAAGTGATCCAAAATGATGCGCTTGTCGGCATTCAGGATATGGGTGCAGCGGGACTTACGAGTTCGTCTGCTGAAATGGCAAGCAAGGCAGGCTCAGGAATCGAAATGAACCTGGATTTGATTCCTCAGCGCGAGTACGGAATGACGCCGTATGAAATGATGCTTTCCGAATCTCAGGAGCGGATGCTGCTTGTTATTGAAAAAGGCCGTGAGCATGAGATCGAAACCATTTTTGCAAAATACGATTTAGAAGCCGTGTCAGTCGGGACGGTAACGAATGATAAAATGCTCCGCCTTGTCCATAGAGGCGAGGTCGTCGTAGAGATTCCGGTAGATGCGTTAGCAGAGGAAGCGCCGGTTTATCATAAACCTTCTTTAGTGCCAGCTTATTTCCGGGAGTTTCAGCAAATGGAAGAGACGGTTCCAGCGGTGGCAAACCTTGAAGAAATGCTGATCAGCCTCCTTAAGCAGCCGACGATTGCGAGCAAGGAATGGGTCTACAATCAATATGATTATATGGTCCGCACGAATACGGTGGTCGCACCCGGATCCGATGCTGCTGTTCTGCGCATCCGCGGAACGAAAAAGGCTCTAGCGATGACGACGGACTGCAACTCGCGCTATTTGTACCTCGATCCGGAAACGGGCGGGAAAATTGCGGTTGCAGAAGCAGCGCGGAACATCGTTTGCTCGGGAGGTACACCGCTTGCAATCACGGACTGTTTGAACTTCGGGAATCCGGAAAAGCCGGAGATCTTCTGGCAGCTTGAAAAAGCGGCGGATGGGATGAGCGAAGCATGTACAGTTCTAGGTGCTCCCGTTATTGGAGGCAACGTTTCTCTTTATAACGAAACGAACGGAACGGCGATCTATCCGACACCAGTCATCGGAATGGTCGGTCTGATTGAGGATACCGATTACATTACGACACAGGACTTCAAAGAAGCAGGCGATTTCATTTATGTGCTAGGGGAAACAAAGCCTGAATTCGGCGGAAGCGAGCTGCAAAAGCTTGTGAACGGCGAAATTTCCGGAAAAGCACCGGTGCTTGATTTAGCGGTTGAAAAAGCGCGTATGAACCTTTTATCAAAGGCAATCCGGGAAGGCCTGGTTCAATCCGCGCATGATGCAGCAGAAGGCGGACTTGCGGTTGCGCTTGCTGAGTCGGCCTTTTCAAGAAAAGGACTCGGAGCAGATGTTGAGTTAACCGGTGATGCGGTAACGGCACTGTTCAGTGAGACTCAATCGCGATATATCCTGACGGTACGTCCTGAAAATAAAGAGTGTTTCGAGGAGTTAACAAAGGCTGTAAGAATTGGCCGGGTTACGGAAAACGGAAAACTGTCCATTCGCGGAAGCCAAGGGGAACAGTGGGTGGATTTAAGCATCGAGAAGCTTGAAGACGCCTGGAGAGGAGCCATCCCATGCTTGCTGAAATCAAAGGATTAA
- the purF gene encoding amidophosphoribosyltransferase, translating to MLAEIKGLNEECGVFGIWGHPDSAQITYYGLHSLQHRGQEGAGIVTTDGKTMDCEKGLGLITDVFNKGQLGEMSGKAAIGHVRYATAGGGGFENVQPLMFRSQNGGLALAHNGNLVNANHLKHQLESQGSIFQTTSDTEVLAHLIKRSGHFSLMDKVKNALSMIKGAYAFVILTETEMMVALDPNSLRPLSIGLLGDAYVVASETCAFDIVGADYLREVQPGELIIINDDGMQSERFSMNSNRSICSMEYIYFSRPDSNIDGINVHTARKNLGKRLAQEAGVEADVVTGVPDSSISAAIGYAEASGIPYELGLIKNRYVGRTFIQPSQSLREQGVKMKLSAVRGVVEGKRVVMVDDSIVRGTTSRRIVQMLKEAGATEVHVRISSPPIAHPCFYGIDTSTHEELIASSHNAEEIRELIGADSIAFISPEGLLDGIGRPYEGETRGQCMACFTGRYPTEIYADTLLPHEKEVKTGAR from the coding sequence ATGCTTGCTGAAATCAAAGGATTAAACGAAGAGTGCGGTGTATTTGGAATCTGGGGTCATCCTGATTCGGCCCAAATTACGTACTACGGTTTGCACAGTCTGCAGCACCGCGGCCAGGAGGGAGCGGGCATTGTGACGACGGACGGCAAGACGATGGACTGTGAAAAAGGGCTCGGCCTGATTACGGATGTTTTCAACAAAGGCCAGCTAGGCGAGATGAGCGGGAAAGCAGCGATCGGCCATGTCCGGTATGCAACAGCGGGAGGAGGCGGCTTTGAAAACGTCCAGCCGCTTATGTTCCGTTCGCAAAACGGCGGTCTGGCGCTTGCCCACAACGGGAACCTGGTGAACGCGAACCATTTAAAACACCAGCTTGAAAGCCAGGGAAGTATTTTTCAGACAACGTCCGATACTGAGGTTTTAGCCCATTTGATTAAACGAAGCGGCCACTTTTCTTTAATGGATAAAGTGAAAAACGCGTTATCCATGATTAAAGGGGCTTACGCGTTTGTTATTTTAACCGAAACGGAAATGATGGTGGCGCTTGATCCGAACAGCCTCCGTCCGCTTTCGATCGGCCTGCTTGGCGATGCGTATGTGGTCGCGTCCGAGACATGTGCCTTTGATATTGTCGGAGCGGATTACCTTCGCGAGGTCCAGCCGGGTGAACTGATTATCATTAATGACGACGGCATGCAGTCCGAACGGTTCTCCATGAACAGCAACCGATCAATCTGCAGCATGGAATACATTTATTTTTCCAGACCGGACAGCAACATTGACGGAATCAACGTGCATACCGCCCGCAAAAACCTCGGCAAGCGTTTAGCACAGGAAGCGGGAGTGGAAGCAGACGTTGTGACAGGCGTGCCTGATTCCTCTATTTCAGCAGCGATCGGCTATGCAGAAGCATCCGGTATTCCGTATGAGCTCGGACTTATTAAAAACCGCTATGTCGGCCGGACATTTATCCAGCCGTCCCAGTCTTTAAGAGAGCAAGGGGTAAAAATGAAGCTTTCTGCCGTCCGCGGGGTTGTAGAAGGCAAGCGGGTCGTGATGGTCGATGATTCGATCGTCCGCGGAACAACGAGCAGACGGATCGTGCAGATGCTGAAGGAAGCGGGAGCGACTGAGGTTCACGTCCGCATCAGCTCACCGCCGATTGCGCATCCGTGCTTTTATGGAATTGATACATCGACCCATGAGGAACTGATTGCGTCTTCTCATAACGCAGAAGAGATTCGAGAATTAATCGGTGCCGACTCCATCGCTTTCATCAGTCCGGAAGGCTTGCTGGATGGAATTGGCCGCCCTTATGAAGGAGAAACAAGAGGACAGTGCATGGCGTGCTTTACCGGCCGCTATCCAACGGAAATTTATGCCGACACGCTGCTCCCTCATGAAAAAGAAGTAAAAACAGGTGCGCGATAA